A region of the Arthrobacter sp. FW306-07-I genome:
CTGGTCCATGTCGCGCGGGTGCAGTTTCCGGCGCGGATTCGCCCGGCGGCTTGCGTCGGCTTCCTTGACCAGGTGCCGCACCGACCTGGCCGCCTCGGCCAGTTCGTCCGACCTGCGCGACCAGTCCTCATGCTCAGGCGGCCATTTTTCCTTCAGGGCCGCGCCCATGTCGGTCAGTTGCCGTCCCAGTGCGAGCCGCAGGTCTGCAAGGCTGGAGGCGGCCGCGTTGAAGTGCAGCGGCGGGAAGATCAGAAAATTTACCGCGATGCCCACCGCCACGCCGGCAGCCATCTGCACCAGGTAACCGTAGGAAAAGTCATCGGCATTGCTGCCGCCCACCAGCAGCACCAGGAGTGCCGCCGTCGGAATCCAATCGCTGCCTGAGCCGATGCCCGGCAACCCGCCCAACAGCACTCCCACCCCCATGAAAAGGGCGACTGTCAGGGGTGAGGGCTCGCTGATGCTCACCAGGACGAAAGCGAGGCCAATCCCCATCGCAAGCCCCGCCAAAGCCTGCGCCCCTTGCTTCACCGACCCGGCGACATTGTGGTACATCGCCACCAGTGCACCCAGCGGCGCGTAGTAGGCGTAGTGCGACGCCGCGCCCGGCATGTGGGGAGCGATGGCGAAAGCCAGCCCCGCGGCGAGAGCCGCTTTGGCAGCCAGCTGAAGCCGCTGTGCTGCGAAGGCGGCAGAGAGTCCCGCCACCGATTGCTTGAGTAGTTGGGTCCCCCGAGCCCACCGTGCATCCGGCCGTGCCTGAGTATTGCCCATCCGGACCACAGTAGGCCCGGGGCACCCTCAGGACAAGCCGGCCGCTGACCGCCGCACCTCTGCGGCGAGGCGGTGGGCCCGGCCCGGCGTGCGCCCTTCTTCCTGCCGCCGGGGAATGTAACCGAAGCTCATGCCGTAGGAGGGGTCGGCAAATCCAAGGGCCGCATTGGCCCCCTCATGCCCGAAGGCACGGTAACTTCCGAAGTTCCGCGAGGGGTGCGGTTTCATGAAGACGACGGCGAAAGCATTGTCCAGTCCGGAGGACCGGTCCAGCCCCCACACCTGCTCCCGTGTCATTGCCGCGACAGTCCCACCTGTGAGGAACGGCTCATCGCCGTCGACGCCGGTGGTCGCCGCCGCGTACAGCCGGGCGAGGCCGTCTGCTGATCCCACACCGCCCGCCGCGGACATACCGGCGGCCCGCACGGACCGGATGTTCGGCAGCTCCATGATGGTGCTGAGGGGTGCATTGCTGTTGAGGCCTTCGAGGCTGAGGGGGTCCACCCACGGCTGGTTCGCAACATCTTCGTAGAGGACATCCCGGTACCGCGGTTCCAGGTCCTCCGGAAGGCCGAGGAAGAACTCCACCTCCTGCGGTTTGCGGATCCTCCGGTCATAAAGGTCCTGCAGTGCCTCACCCGTGGTGCGGCGGCACAGTTCCTCCATCAGGATGCCAATGGTGAGTGCGTGGTAGCCGAACTGCCGGCCGGGTTCCCATGCGGGGGCGGCAGCGGCCAGCCGGGCGGCGGCGCGGGCTGTTGTGAACTCGTCCAGCCCGAAGCCGCCCTCAACGCCCAAAAGACCGGCCTGGTGCGACAGCGCCTCCCGCACCAGCAGCCGGTCTTTTCCATGCACTGCGAACTCGGGCCAGTAGTGGGCCACTGTCTTGTCCAGCTCAAGGACGCCGTCCTGCACGAGCAGAGCGATGACCATTGCGGCAACGCCTTTCGAGCAGGAATATGCGCCGGTCAGGGTTTCGGCGTCCATGTCCGGCCCACCCGCCAAGTGCACCACCGGCACCCCGTGCTGGTAGGCAGCGACTTGCGCGCTGTAACGGGGGTCCTCTGCGAGAAGGGACTTGAACAGGCCCAGCACGTTTTCGTACCCCGGCGCCACAAAACCAAGAGAAGTCTGCATGCCTTTCAGTGTAGGAGGAAAGCGATTTCTCGCGCCGGGTTTGGCCCGCTTTAGGCTCCGTGTCCCGGTGCCACTTCCTCACCCGGCCGGACCGGCCCCGGAGGGGTACCGTCGCCGAAGGGCCGGCCGCCCAGGGATTCGCGGCCGTGCTCTTCCAGCCATCCGCCCAACGCGGGGCCGGCGGGAACAATTCCGGTGGGGTTGATGTCCTCATGGACGATGTAGTAGTGCCGCTTGATCTGCACGAAGTCGATGGTGTCGCCGAAGCCCGGCGTCTGGAACAGGTCCCTGGCGTAGCCCCACAGGTTGGGCATCTCGCTCAATTTCTGCCGGTTGCACTTGAAGTGCCCGTGGTACACGGGATCGAACCTTGCCAGTGTGGTGAACAGCCGCACATCCGCCTCGGTGATGGTGTCGCCAACCAGGTAGCGCTGCCGCGAGAGGCGGTCCTCCAGCCAGTCCATGGCGGTCCACAAGCGTTCGTATGCTGCGTCATAGGCTTCCTGCGAGCCGGCGAAGCCGCAGCGGTAGACGCCGTTGTTGACTTCGGTAAAGACCCGCTTGTTCACCTGGTCGATCTCGTCGCGGAGGTGCTCCGGATAGAGTTGCGGCGCACCCGGTCGGTGGAACTCCGTCCACTCCGTCGAAAAGTCCAGGGTGATCTGGGGGAAGTTGTTGGTCACCACTTCGCCGCTGCGCACGTCCACGATGGCAGGGACCGTGATGCCGCGGGGGTAGCCGGGGAAGCGTTTGAAGTAGGCCTCCTGGAGCCGCTCGATGCCCAGGACCGGATCCACGCCGCCGGGATCGAGGTCGAAAGTCCAGGAACGTGCATCATGGGTGGGGCCGGGCTGGCCCAGCGAGATTGCCTCTTCCAGCCCCAGCAGCCTGCGGACAATTACGGTGCGGTTGGCCCATGGGCATGCCCTGGCGGCAATGAGGCGGTAGCGCCCTGCCTCCACCGGCCAGCCGGGCTCGCCGTTGCTGCCGGGCGCGGCGTCCCTGGTGATGCGGTCCTCAATGTAGTTGGTGTCGCGGGTAAATTCCGCGCCGCCTGTCACATAGGCTCCGCGGGTGCTGTGCTCGTTGGTGGCGTGGGTCGCTGTGCGGGTGCTTTCCGTTTCCTGGCTCATGCCACCAGCCTATGCGCCGCCCCTGAAATCTAGGGACCTTTCAGCAGGATCACCGAGATAGGCTGCCACGCCACGAGCCAGGCCCCGGCGACGATCAGCGAAAACAAGGCGATCCAGATCCCCGAGGGAACGGAGGTGGCCCGGTACAGGAGGTAGGCATCGGAGCTGCCCAGGCGGTCCCGGCGGCGGAGGTGGACGTTGGTGAGCTTGAGCAGGTCGCGGACGCCAGCCACCAGCAGCGCCATGCCGAGGACGACGGTAACGTGGCCCACGACGGGCCCAGGTGCCAGGAACGCCAATGCGGCGGTGCCGGCGATGGCTGATGCGGTGATGGCGAATCCGGCCAGGTTGCGCAGGAAGACCAGCGACGTGGCCAGGACCAGCGCAGTGGCGGCCATGGCGGCGGGACCCCAACCACTGAGCCCGCACCACACGAAAGCTGCACCAACCATGGCAGGCACCGGGTAGCCCCAAAAACACGACCACGCGGCCGCCAGCCTGCTCCGGCTGTACGTGGTGGTGGTCCCCGAGTGGTCGAGCCGGAGCCGGATCCCTGCCAGCCGCTGCCCGGAGGTCACGGCGGCAAACGCGTGCCCCAGTTCGTGCGTGGCGGTGGCGAGGAGCCCGAAGTAGCGCCAGCTGCGGCGCGGGACGGACAGGGCGACGGCGGCCGCCAGGGACAGGAGCAGCTCAACCCACGTGACGGTGGGTACGTTTGTTTGGGTGAAGGCGGCGCTGAACGCGCTCCACAAGCTGGCGGGGCTGTCCACCGTTGCCTCCTGGCCGCCGGGCCGGGGTGGTGCGTGCCGGCGTCGTACGTTGTGTGCCCAACCTTACGAAGCTGGGCTGGGTGAATGCTTGGCGGTGAGTGCTTAAAGCCGAAAGGCACGCCTGGTGCGGCGTGCCTTTCGGGCAAGGGTGGTGATTTTAGCCACTGGCGGAAGCGTGTCGCCCTAGCCTTCGCACTCGGTGCAGTAGCTGTGGCCGTCCTTCTGCCGGGCGATCTGGGACCGGTGGCGGACCAAGAAGCAGGAGTAGCAGGTGAACTCGTCCTCAGCCTGCGGGATAACCTGGACTACGAGCTCCTCAGCGACGAATTCGCCACCCGGGACCCCGGCGCCGTCCAGCCCGTCAGCTTCGTCCAACTCCTGCACAACGCTGCGGGCGTCGGGAGCATTCGCTGACTGGAGCTGCTCGAGTGAGTTGTCCTGCGATTCCTTGACGTCGGAACGCAGTTCATCGTAATCGGTTGCCACTTTGGGTGCTTCTCTTTTCTTTGATGGGCTGTCGGGTATGAAACGTACAGCATGGAGCCGGTATTCCCCAACAGGGAGCGTAGATCCGGTGCCGATTGGGTAAAGGTTCAAAGGAGCGGCCGCGGGTTTGGAACCGGAATGCGGCGGCATGGGCAGTGGAGGGACGGCCGGTTGCTGTTCCCTCTGCGTGACGGAAGGGGCAGATTTTGGAGCAACTCACCGCAGAGTTCGGCGGTGCGGGACAAGTCGGCGTGGGTGTCGGTCCCGTGCTGGAGAAATTCGACGCCGTGTCCAGGATCGTGGTCCTGCGCGGGGGCGGTTTGGGAGACTTGATTTTCGCGATCCCCGCCATGGCGGCGCTGAAGGCGGCCTACCCCGAAGCAACCATCACCTTGCTGGGCACGCCGATCCACAAGGCGCTGCTGGCGGCACTGAAGAGCCCCGTTGATGAGGTGGTGGTCCTGCCCTTCGCCGAGGGAGTCCGGCCCGGGGAAGAAGATGCGGAAGAACTGGAGCGTTTCTTCGCGCAGATGCGCAGCCGGAACTTCGACCTCGCCGTCCAGGTCCACGGCGGCGGGCGGTATTCCAATCCTTTCCTGCTGCGCCTCGGGGCGCGCCACACGGTGGGCACCAGGACACCCGACGCCGCCAGCCTGGAACGCACCATCCCCTACCTCTACTACCAGAACGAACCACTGCGGGCCCTGGAGGTGGCAGGATTCGCAGGTGCCTTCCCCGTTGACCTCGAGGCCCGGCTGTCGCCGGCTGATTGTGGAGCAGCCACGGAAGCTGCCAACAGCGAAGCCGGCCAGCCGCTGGTGGTGATCCATCCCGGTGCCACCGACCCCCGCCGTCGTTGGCCGGCGGAGAAGTTCGCCGAACTCGCGGCCGCCTGCGCGGCTGACGGGTCACGGGTGATCATTGTTGGGGACAGCAGCGAGCAGGAGTTGGCAGAGGGGATTGCCGAGCGGGCGGCATCGCCCGGCGTCCGCTCCGTGGCCGGGGCACTCGATATGGCGGGACTGGTGTCGCTGCTGGCGGAAGCTGATGTTGTCGTGGCGAACGACAGTGGCCCACGGCATCTGGCGCAGGCGCTCGGCGTACCCACGGTGGGGATCTTCTGGGCGGGCAACGTGATCAACGCCGGCGCCCTGGGCAGGAGCCTGCACCGCGTGCACGCGTCCTGGGTCACCACCTG
Encoded here:
- a CDS encoding FUSC family protein codes for the protein MAGLSAAFAAQRLQLAAKAALAAGLAFAIAPHMPGAASHYAYYAPLGALVAMYHNVAGSVKQGAQALAGLAMGIGLAFVLVSISEPSPLTVALFMGVGVLLGGLPGIGSGSDWIPTAALLVLLVGGSNADDFSYGYLVQMAAGVAVGIAVNFLIFPPLHFNAAASSLADLRLALGRQLTDMGAALKEKWPPEHEDWSRRSDELAEAARSVRHLVKEADASRRANPRRKLHPRDMDQDYRDLQDLERVTFHIQDMTDVLSDVIWEDDVPYAIPLQDNEPLADAVTATGELLSVDSSGDTGSRKDAYATAKAAVEACMAATAGRPAAQGTVPASESVLLSLHRILRAVRPKD
- a CDS encoding M50 family metallopeptidase, whose translation is MDSPASLWSAFSAAFTQTNVPTVTWVELLLSLAAAVALSVPRRSWRYFGLLATATHELGHAFAAVTSGQRLAGIRLRLDHSGTTTTYSRSRLAAAWSCFWGYPVPAMVGAAFVWCGLSGWGPAAMAATALVLATSLVFLRNLAGFAITASAIAGTAALAFLAPGPVVGHVTVVLGMALLVAGVRDLLKLTNVHLRRRDRLGSSDAYLLYRATSVPSGIWIALFSLIVAGAWLVAWQPISVILLKGP
- a CDS encoding serine hydrolase domain-containing protein encodes the protein MQTSLGFVAPGYENVLGLFKSLLAEDPRYSAQVAAYQHGVPVVHLAGGPDMDAETLTGAYSCSKGVAAMVIALLVQDGVLELDKTVAHYWPEFAVHGKDRLLVREALSHQAGLLGVEGGFGLDEFTTARAAARLAAAAPAWEPGRQFGYHALTIGILMEELCRRTTGEALQDLYDRRIRKPQEVEFFLGLPEDLEPRYRDVLYEDVANQPWVDPLSLEGLNSNAPLSTIMELPNIRSVRAAGMSAAGGVGSADGLARLYAAATTGVDGDEPFLTGGTVAAMTREQVWGLDRSSGLDNAFAVVFMKPHPSRNFGSYRAFGHEGANAALGFADPSYGMSFGYIPRRQEEGRTPGRAHRLAAEVRRSAAGLS
- a CDS encoding glutathione S-transferase family protein; this translates as MSQETESTRTATHATNEHSTRGAYVTGGAEFTRDTNYIEDRITRDAAPGSNGEPGWPVEAGRYRLIAARACPWANRTVIVRRLLGLEEAISLGQPGPTHDARSWTFDLDPGGVDPVLGIERLQEAYFKRFPGYPRGITVPAIVDVRSGEVVTNNFPQITLDFSTEWTEFHRPGAPQLYPEHLRDEIDQVNKRVFTEVNNGVYRCGFAGSQEAYDAAYERLWTAMDWLEDRLSRQRYLVGDTITEADVRLFTTLARFDPVYHGHFKCNRQKLSEMPNLWGYARDLFQTPGFGDTIDFVQIKRHYYIVHEDINPTGIVPAGPALGGWLEEHGRESLGGRPFGDGTPPGPVRPGEEVAPGHGA
- a CDS encoding DUF4193 domain-containing protein: MATDYDELRSDVKESQDNSLEQLQSANAPDARSVVQELDEADGLDGAGVPGGEFVAEELVVQVIPQAEDEFTCYSCFLVRHRSQIARQKDGHSYCTECEG
- a CDS encoding glycosyltransferase family 9 protein; translation: MEQLTAEFGGAGQVGVGVGPVLEKFDAVSRIVVLRGGGLGDLIFAIPAMAALKAAYPEATITLLGTPIHKALLAALKSPVDEVVVLPFAEGVRPGEEDAEELERFFAQMRSRNFDLAVQVHGGGRYSNPFLLRLGARHTVGTRTPDAASLERTIPYLYYQNEPLRALEVAGFAGAFPVDLEARLSPADCGAATEAANSEAGQPLVVIHPGATDPRRRWPAEKFAELAAACAADGSRVIIVGDSSEQELAEGIAERAASPGVRSVAGALDMAGLVSLLAEADVVVANDSGPRHLAQALGVPTVGIFWAGNVINAGALGRSLHRVHASWVTTCPTCGIDVTQVGWTAPRCAHDDSVVATIGVPEVYEDVLSLTATTFAKQDA